One genomic region from Anabaena sp. PCC 7108 encodes:
- a CDS encoding ATP-binding protein: MTQSGKVQASESGKAKLKAEYKRAGFTIASLAEAAKASEDQIKYLIGQNRPNITQVDRFVIENVVNAINAEFEKNDIDEKLHPSDIVDNWYPSLIPEDFKIVIADKTQIFCGRGFVFNAINQFIENHQSGYFTILGDAGMGKSAIAAKYIVDNPGTICFFNIRAEGRNRPDVFLKLIRQQLTQRFDIANVENDDLSTLLIKASQKLSASENLVIVIDALDEVDQDDHGNLLNLPMSLPDKVYIILTRRPYNLDDKRLSLSPNTKYTELDLRQYQENSKNDVESYILEFLSLEKYKAGLESWINQQNNLSKLQFVKTIAAKSENNFMYLRYVLEAIAEGFYQNEQLEELPAGLQGYYESHWRIMGMTKKPLPKDKIKIIYVMCALKSPVSREMIIKYSQEDDLTVQEVLKGWTQFLQEQKTYQPPRYRFYHESFRDFLQRNDIVEAAGVSLPEISAEVANKMDEGLML; the protein is encoded by the coding sequence ATGACTCAATCAGGGAAAGTCCAAGCTAGTGAGTCAGGTAAAGCTAAACTCAAAGCAGAATATAAACGAGCAGGTTTTACTATTGCATCCCTAGCAGAAGCAGCAAAAGCAAGTGAAGACCAAATTAAATATTTAATAGGACAAAATCGCCCCAATATTACACAGGTTGATAGATTTGTTATAGAAAATGTGGTGAATGCTATAAATGCAGAATTTGAAAAAAATGATATAGATGAAAAACTCCACCCCTCAGATATTGTTGATAATTGGTATCCAAGTTTGATACCAGAAGATTTTAAAATAGTGATTGCAGATAAAACACAAATCTTTTGCGGTCGCGGATTTGTATTTAACGCTATTAACCAATTTATCGAAAATCACCAAAGTGGCTATTTTACCATCCTTGGTGATGCGGGAATGGGTAAAAGTGCCATCGCTGCCAAATATATAGTAGATAATCCTGGAACTATTTGCTTTTTTAATATTCGCGCTGAAGGTAGAAATCGTCCCGATGTATTTCTGAAATTAATTCGTCAACAATTAACTCAAAGATTTGATATTGCTAATGTAGAAAATGATGATTTATCAACTTTATTAATTAAAGCTAGTCAAAAATTATCTGCTTCTGAAAATTTAGTCATTGTCATTGATGCTTTAGATGAAGTTGATCAAGATGATCATGGTAATTTATTAAATTTACCAATGTCTTTACCAGACAAAGTTTACATCATCCTCACCAGAAGACCTTATAATTTAGATGATAAGAGATTATCTCTTTCCCCAAATACTAAATATACAGAATTGGATTTAAGACAATATCAAGAAAACAGTAAAAATGATGTTGAATCCTATATTTTAGAATTTCTCAGTTTAGAAAAGTACAAAGCAGGTTTAGAAAGTTGGATTAATCAACAAAATAACCTCAGTAAACTGCAATTTGTTAAAACTATAGCTGCTAAAAGTGAAAATAATTTCATGTATTTACGCTATGTGTTAGAAGCAATTGCAGAAGGATTTTATCAAAATGAACAACTAGAAGAATTACCCGCAGGTTTACAGGGATATTATGAGAGTCATTGGCGCATTATGGGAATGACTAAGAAACCCTTACCCAAGGATAAAATTAAAATTATTTATGTAATGTGTGCTTTAAAAAGTCCTGTATCCCGTGAGATGATTATCAAATATTCCCAGGAAGATGATCTCACAGTCCAGGAAGTTCTTAAAGGTTGGACACAATTTCTACAGGAACAAAAAACCTATCAACCGCCCCGTTATCGCTTTTATCATGAGAGTTTTCGAGATTTTTTACAACGTAACGATATTGTGGAAGCTGCGGGGGTGAGTTTACCAGAAATTAGCGCGGAAGTTGCTAATAAGATGGATGAGGGATTAATGCTATGA
- a CDS encoding ATP-binding protein yields the protein MNSLSFSALVKSENFVGRDFVFSAIDNFLHRYPKGYFTIVGVPGSGKSTILDQLVLQNPDIIYYHAQFPGKNRVEEFFTDVCTQLITKFQSCLNRENLHFDNYDSSVFSLLLQQISERLSLESKLIIIIDGLEAINLADQAIGTNLFHLPRYLPDKVYFIFARRPYKKSHTGLLIEAPSQVLDLSDFQRENREDVKEFIRKKRTTETQSSQRNIIDLIDDEDNFMYVQQVLTAFAEGFYDENDVNNFPLGLESYYQQHWEKMQGDGFSDVAVNVLWVLTVGEMQPMSALTISQEINVDVFDVMEVIEMLLEFMQEFRTDKETKYQLYHHGFRLWLRGCLQGIVQVRE from the coding sequence ATGAATAGTTTATCTTTCTCTGCTTTAGTAAAGAGTGAAAATTTTGTAGGTCGTGATTTTGTCTTCTCTGCTATTGATAATTTTCTCCACCGTTACCCCAAGGGTTATTTTACTATTGTCGGTGTTCCCGGTAGCGGTAAAAGTACGATTCTTGATCAATTGGTACTGCAAAATCCTGATATTATTTATTATCATGCCCAATTTCCTGGTAAAAATCGGGTTGAGGAATTTTTCACAGATGTTTGCACACAGTTAATTACTAAATTCCAGAGTTGCTTAAATCGGGAAAATCTGCATTTTGATAATTATGATAGTTCGGTTTTTTCGTTGTTGTTACAACAAATCAGCGAGAGGTTATCACTAGAATCAAAGTTAATTATTATTATTGATGGTTTGGAAGCGATTAATTTAGCAGATCAAGCTATTGGGACTAATTTATTTCATCTTCCCCGATATTTACCGGATAAAGTTTATTTTATTTTTGCACGTCGTCCTTATAAAAAGTCGCATACAGGGTTGTTAATTGAAGCACCTTCTCAGGTTTTAGATTTATCGGATTTTCAGAGGGAAAATCGAGAGGATGTGAAGGAATTTATTCGGAAAAAACGAACCACAGAGACACAGAGTTCACAGAGGAATATAATTGATTTGATTGATGATGAAGATAATTTTATGTATGTGCAGCAGGTTTTAACAGCTTTTGCTGAGGGTTTTTATGATGAAAATGATGTTAATAATTTTCCTCTAGGTTTGGAAAGTTATTATCAACAACATTGGGAGAAAATGCAAGGTGATGGTTTTTCTGATGTTGCTGTTAATGTGTTGTGGGTTTTGACTGTTGGGGAAATGCAACCAATGTCAGCTTTAACTATTAGTCAAGAAATTAATGTTGATGTTTTTGATGTGATGGAAGTTATAGAAATGTTGTTGGAATTTATGCAAGAATTTCGCACGGATAAGGAAACTAAATATCAATTATATCATCATGGTTTTCGGTTGTGGTTGAGGGGATGTTTACAAGGTATTGTACAAGTCAGGGAATAA
- a CDS encoding WD40 repeat domain-containing protein, with the protein MSNFPSFFNAKSEEEQEQFLREYLQLRLNNEEYEKLCKLLSNYYFIEAKINHPLFGVQALIEDYDLLYTSEIRNNSKYAEIVKALKLIQRALFSSTHIIFKDPKQVKAQLSARLTYFDLPEIKNLLAQIATDKNTGLYSLIGSLTPPGGGGLIRTLEGHSESVNAIALTPDGKTVISGSRDNTIKIWDLGTGQEKLTLLGHSHLVNAIAVTPDGKTVISGSFDKTIKIWDLVTGQEKFTLKGHDYSVNAIAVTPDGKTLISGSSDKTIKIWDLETQTEKLHPYRS; encoded by the coding sequence ATGAGTAACTTTCCCAGTTTCTTTAATGCAAAGTCAGAGGAAGAACAAGAACAGTTTTTACGTGAATATCTCCAATTACGATTAAATAATGAAGAGTACGAAAAACTATGTAAATTATTGTCTAACTACTACTTTATCGAAGCAAAAATTAATCATCCTTTATTTGGAGTGCAAGCATTAATTGAAGATTATGATTTATTATATACTTCTGAAATTAGGAATAATTCAAAGTATGCGGAAATTGTCAAAGCATTAAAATTAATTCAAAGGGCTTTATTTAGCTCAACACACATAATATTTAAAGATCCAAAACAAGTCAAGGCACAGCTATCAGCACGACTAACATATTTTGATTTACCAGAAATTAAAAATTTATTAGCACAAATCGCCACAGATAAAAATACAGGTTTATATAGTTTAATAGGTAGCCTCACACCTCCTGGTGGTGGAGGATTAATTCGCACTCTAGAAGGTCATAGTGAATCGGTAAATGCGATCGCACTGACACCCGATGGTAAAACGGTGATTTCTGGTTCTAGGGACAACACTATCAAAATCTGGGATTTAGGAACAGGTCAAGAAAAATTAACCCTTCTAGGTCATAGTCACTTGGTAAATGCGATCGCAGTCACACCGGATGGAAAAACAGTGATTTCTGGTTCATTTGACAAAACTATCAAAATCTGGGATTTGGTAACAGGTCAAGAAAAGTTCACCTTAAAAGGTCATGATTACTCGGTAAATGCGATCGCAGTCACACCCGATGGGAAAACCTTGATTTCTGGTTCATCTGATAAGACTATCAAAATCTGGGACTTGGAAACACAAACAGAAAAGTTACACCCTTATAGGTCATAG
- a CDS encoding RtcB family protein, whose amino-acid sequence MPYEQLGITTPHPVLSWANHSLGSDETKMAKNVASLPFVFKHVALMPDVHLGKGALVGSVIATKDAIIPAAVGVDLGCGMSAIKTSFTAEQLEGKLKKIRLDIEAAIPTGFNENKDVEKTVTNWQRWRDFSNLHRGVQDLESKAMKQMGSLGGGNHFIEICLDTENQVWLMLHSGSRNIGNKLAQCHINTAKELAKMAGNKLPDPDLAHFVVGTPEFQAYWQDLQWAQNYALFNRDVMMVRFKKIVEKHLTGGKVTKPLLEVNCHHNYAEKEVHFGENVYVTRKGAVRAQTEDYGIIPGSMGAKSFIVKGKGNAHSFCSCSHGAGRLMSRSKAKNVYTLDDLIEQTQGVECRKDTGVLDEIPGAYKPIEQVMENQADLVEIVATLKQVLCVKG is encoded by the coding sequence ATGCCCTACGAACAATTAGGAATTACCACGCCACACCCCGTTTTATCCTGGGCAAATCATTCTTTAGGCTCAGATGAAACCAAAATGGCTAAGAATGTAGCATCCTTGCCATTTGTATTTAAACACGTTGCCTTAATGCCCGATGTTCACTTAGGAAAAGGTGCATTAGTTGGTTCAGTTATTGCCACTAAAGATGCCATTATTCCTGCTGCTGTGGGCGTTGATCTCGGTTGTGGGATGAGCGCCATCAAAACATCATTTACTGCTGAACAATTAGAAGGTAAACTCAAGAAAATTCGCCTGGATATTGAAGCAGCAATTCCTACAGGATTTAATGAAAATAAAGATGTAGAAAAAACAGTAACTAACTGGCAACGCTGGCGAGATTTTTCTAACTTGCATCGTGGTGTGCAAGATTTAGAAAGCAAAGCAATGAAACAAATGGGTTCCCTGGGGGGAGGAAATCACTTTATTGAGATTTGTCTCGATACAGAAAACCAAGTTTGGTTAATGTTGCATTCTGGTTCTCGTAACATTGGTAATAAACTAGCACAATGCCATATTAACACCGCCAAAGAACTAGCAAAAATGGCAGGTAATAAATTACCAGATCCTGATTTAGCTCACTTTGTAGTTGGTACACCAGAATTCCAAGCATATTGGCAAGATTTACAATGGGCGCAAAATTACGCACTTTTTAACCGTGATGTCATGATGGTGCGATTTAAAAAAATTGTCGAAAAACATCTGACAGGAGGGAAAGTTACTAAACCTTTATTAGAGGTAAATTGTCATCACAACTACGCCGAAAAAGAAGTACATTTTGGTGAAAATGTGTATGTCACTCGGAAAGGTGCAGTTCGCGCCCAGACAGAAGATTATGGGATTATTCCTGGTTCAATGGGAGCGAAATCTTTCATTGTTAAAGGTAAAGGTAATGCTCATAGTTTTTGCTCTTGTAGTCATGGTGCTGGGCGGTTAATGTCCAGAAGTAAGGCAAAAAACGTCTACACACTTGATGATTTAATTGAGCAAACTCAGGGTGTAGAATGCCGTAAAGATACGGGAGTTTTAGATGAAATTCCCGGTGCTTATAAACCAATTGAGCAGGTGATGGAAAATCAAGCTGATTTAGTAGAAATAGTGGCAACTCTTAAGCAAGTGCTTTGTGTTAAAGGTTAA
- a CDS encoding HAD family phosphatase, with protein MSLKAVLFDFNGVIIKDEPIHLKLIDEILVQENLQPQKVHELQASLGRSDRACFQDLLKNRGRVITEEYLIQLLTRKAQAYVLELEKLEKLPLYPGIDDLIFQVRSHNLKLGLVSGALRQEIELVLERGKLAEYFEIIVAGDDTNTSKPQPEGYLLAVERFNQEFVELDLQPQDCLAIEDTPVGIQAAKRAHMQVVGVANTYPFHMLQRQANWTVDYLTDLELERVKEVFLQKDIKSAVPEC; from the coding sequence ATGAGTTTAAAGGCAGTTTTATTCGATTTTAATGGTGTGATTATTAAGGATGAGCCAATTCATCTGAAACTGATAGACGAGATTCTGGTGCAGGAAAATCTTCAACCCCAAAAGGTGCATGAACTTCAAGCTTCTCTGGGAAGGAGCGATCGCGCTTGTTTTCAAGACCTGCTCAAAAATCGTGGTAGAGTTATTACTGAAGAATATCTCATCCAGTTGCTGACTCGCAAAGCTCAGGCTTATGTCCTGGAATTGGAAAAGCTAGAAAAACTGCCTTTGTATCCAGGGATAGATGACTTAATTTTTCAGGTGCGATCGCATAATCTTAAACTAGGTTTAGTTAGCGGTGCTTTACGTCAGGAAATAGAACTGGTGTTAGAACGTGGCAAACTAGCAGAATATTTTGAGATTATTGTTGCTGGGGATGATACTAACACTAGTAAACCCCAACCAGAAGGTTATTTGCTGGCAGTAGAACGCTTCAACCAAGAATTTGTAGAATTAGATTTGCAACCCCAAGATTGTTTAGCCATTGAAGATACCCCTGTGGGTATTCAAGCAGCTAAACGCGCCCATATGCAGGTAGTTGGTGTAGCGAATACTTATCCTTTTCATATGCTCCAACGTCAAGCTAACTGGACAGTTGATTATTTAACTGATTTAGAATTGGAACGGGTAAAGGAAGTTTTTTTGCAAAAAGATATAAAATCTGCCGTGCCTGAGTGTTAA
- a CDS encoding WD40 repeat domain-containing protein — protein sequence MTPNEKTLISGSSDKTIKIWDLETQTEKFTLIGHRNWVRVITVTPNEKTLISGSSDKTIKIWDLVTGTEKLTLTSHSEPVYVIALTPDGKTVISGSRDNTIKIWDLGTGTEKFTLRSHTNSVNAIAVTPDGKTLISGSSDNTIKIWDLGTEKFTITGHRDSVNAITVTPDGKNVISGSHDKTIKIWDLITGTEKFTLKGHTNPVREIAVTPDGKNVISGSWDKTIKIWDLGTGKEKFTLTGNSYSVNAIAVTPDGKAVIRDISHSVDSTIEIWNLQRRGEQITYTADGKMVIFSSRDKTIKIWDRETRRENFTLKGHSSWVNAIALTPDGKTLISGSDDKTIKIWDLATRKEIATFTGESPITCCVVAPDGVTIVAGEASGRLHFLRLQGR from the coding sequence GTGACACCGAATGAAAAAACATTGATTTCTGGTTCATCTGACAAGACTATCAAAATCTGGGACTTGGAAACACAAACAGAAAAGTTCACCCTTATAGGTCATAGGAATTGGGTAAGAGTGATCACAGTGACACCGAATGAAAAAACATTGATTTCTGGTTCATCTGACAAGACTATCAAAATCTGGGATTTGGTAACAGGAACAGAAAAGTTAACCCTCACAAGTCATAGTGAACCGGTTTATGTGATCGCACTGACACCAGATGGAAAAACTGTGATTTCTGGTTCTAGGGACAACACTATCAAAATCTGGGATTTGGGAACAGGAACAGAAAAGTTCACCCTTAGAAGTCATACTAACTCGGTAAATGCGATCGCTGTGACACCCGATGGGAAAACATTGATTTCTGGTTCATCTGACAACACTATCAAAATCTGGGATTTGGGAACAGAAAAGTTTACCATTACAGGTCATAGAGACTCAGTAAATGCGATCACAGTCACACCCGATGGTAAAAACGTGATTTCTGGTTCACATGACAAGACTATCAAAATCTGGGATTTAATCACAGGAACAGAAAAGTTTACTCTTAAAGGTCATACTAATCCGGTAAGAGAGATCGCAGTCACACCCGATGGAAAAAATGTGATTTCCGGTTCTTGGGATAAGACTATCAAAATCTGGGATTTAGGAACAGGTAAAGAAAAGTTTACCCTCACAGGTAATAGTTACTCAGTAAATGCGATCGCAGTCACACCTGATGGTAAAGCAGTCATACGCGATATTTCTCATTCAGTTGACAGCACTATCGAAATTTGGAATCTACAAAGAAGAGGAGAACAGATCACCTACACAGCCGATGGAAAAATGGTGATTTTTAGTTCAAGAGACAAGACTATCAAAATCTGGGATCGAGAAACACGACGAGAAAATTTCACCCTCAAAGGTCATAGTTCCTGGGTAAATGCGATCGCACTCACACCCGATGGTAAAACCCTGATTTCTGGTTCAGATGACAAAACTATCAAAATCTGGGATTTAGCAACCAGAAAGGAAATAGCAACCTTCACTGGAGAAAGTCCTATAACTTGCTGTGTAGTTGCTCCCGATGGGGTGACAATTGTTGCAGGGGAAGCATCAGGAAGGTTACATTTTCTGCGTTTGCAAGGAAGGTGA
- the speA gene encoding biosynthetic arginine decarboxylase → MGVESTADEIVKMPANGHKSELKSQKQKKLPPSTSTEDLPRSWKIEDSEDLYRIEGWGKPYFSINAAGHVTVSPKGDRGGSLDLFELVNSLKQRNLGLPMLIRFSDILEDRIERLNACFAKAIARYNYPGVYRGVFPVKCNQERHLIEDLVRFGKPHQFGLEAGSKPELMIALALLDTPGALLICNGYKDREYIETAMLSQRLGQIPIIVIEQIEEVDLVIAANRQLGIKPILGIRAKLSTQGMGRWGTSTGDRAKFGLTIPEIMEAVDKLREADLLDSLQLLHFHIGSQISAINVIKDAIQEASRIYVELAMLGADMKYLDVGGGLGVDYDGSQTNFYASKNYNMQNYANDIVAELKDTCAERQIPVPTLISESGRAIASHQSVLIFDVLSTSDVPLELPEPPQEGESPIINYLWETYQSINQENYQEFYHDAAQFKEEAISRFNLGILRLKERAKAERLYWACCQKILKITRQQEYVPDELEDLEKIMASIYYINLSVFQSAPDCWAIDQLFPIMPIHKLDEEPTQRGILADLTCDSDGKIDRFIDLRDVKSVLELHKFVPGQPYYMGMFLNGAYQEIMGNLHNLFGDTNAVHIQLTPKGYQIEHVVKGDTMSEVVSYVQYDSEDMVENIRQRCEKALEEKRITLAESQRLLQTYEQSLTRYTYLNS, encoded by the coding sequence ATGGGTGTTGAATCAACCGCTGATGAGATTGTGAAAATGCCTGCCAACGGGCATAAATCGGAATTAAAAAGCCAGAAACAAAAAAAACTGCCACCTAGTACAAGTACAGAAGATTTACCTCGTTCTTGGAAAATTGAAGACAGTGAAGACCTCTACCGAATTGAAGGTTGGGGCAAGCCTTATTTTTCCATTAATGCTGCTGGTCATGTTACAGTTTCTCCCAAGGGTGATCGCGGGGGTTCTCTAGACCTATTTGAATTAGTTAATTCTTTAAAACAGCGCAATTTGGGACTGCCCATGTTAATTCGCTTTTCCGATATTTTAGAAGATCGGATTGAGCGGTTGAATGCCTGTTTTGCTAAAGCCATAGCTCGCTATAACTACCCTGGAGTATATCGTGGTGTGTTTCCCGTTAAATGCAACCAGGAACGCCACTTAATTGAAGATTTAGTCCGTTTTGGCAAACCTCATCAATTTGGGCTAGAAGCTGGTTCTAAACCAGAATTAATGATTGCGCTGGCTTTGCTAGATACTCCTGGAGCATTGTTAATTTGCAATGGCTACAAAGACCGAGAATACATTGAAACAGCAATGTTATCCCAACGGTTAGGACAAATACCAATTATTGTCATAGAACAGATCGAAGAAGTCGATTTGGTAATTGCTGCTAACCGTCAATTGGGAATTAAGCCGATTTTGGGGATACGGGCTAAACTCAGTACCCAAGGAATGGGGCGTTGGGGAACTTCCACCGGCGATCGCGCTAAATTTGGATTAACAATTCCAGAAATAATGGAAGCGGTTGATAAGTTACGAGAAGCTGACTTACTCGATTCTTTGCAATTGCTGCACTTCCATATCGGTTCACAAATCTCCGCCATTAATGTGATTAAAGATGCGATCCAAGAAGCCAGCCGCATCTACGTAGAGTTGGCGATGCTGGGGGCAGATATGAAATATCTGGATGTTGGTGGTGGATTGGGTGTAGACTATGACGGTTCTCAAACCAACTTCTACGCCTCGAAAAACTATAATATGCAAAACTATGCCAATGATATCGTGGCAGAGTTAAAAGATACTTGTGCTGAACGGCAAATACCCGTACCTACACTGATTAGTGAAAGTGGTAGAGCGATCGCTTCTCATCAATCAGTTCTCATCTTTGATGTTCTTAGTACTAGCGATGTCCCCCTTGAACTTCCAGAACCTCCACAAGAGGGCGAATCGCCAATTATTAATTACCTTTGGGAAACCTACCAATCCATCAACCAAGAGAACTATCAGGAGTTTTACCACGACGCTGCACAATTTAAAGAAGAAGCAATTAGCCGCTTTAACTTAGGCATTTTGCGCCTCAAAGAACGTGCTAAAGCCGAGCGTCTTTACTGGGCTTGTTGTCAGAAAATTCTCAAAATCACCAGACAGCAGGAATACGTACCCGACGAATTGGAAGACCTAGAAAAAATCATGGCTTCCATATATTACATTAATCTTTCCGTATTTCAATCAGCACCTGATTGTTGGGCAATAGATCAACTATTTCCGATTATGCCCATACACAAGCTAGATGAAGAACCCACACAGCGAGGAATCTTAGCAGACTTGACTTGTGATAGTGATGGTAAAATTGACCGTTTTATCGACTTGCGTGATGTCAAATCAGTTCTAGAACTGCACAAATTCGTGCCTGGACAACCATATTATATGGGAATGTTCCTCAATGGAGCTTACCAGGAAATCATGGGCAATTTACACAACCTCTTTGGTGACACCAACGCCGTTCATATCCAATTAACCCCCAAAGGCTACCAAATTGAACACGTCGTCAAGGGAGATACCATGAGTGAAGTAGTTAGCTACGTGCAGTACGACTCAGAAGATATGGTAGAAAACATCCGCCAACGTTGTGAAAAAGCCTTAGAAGAAAAGCGCATTACCCTAGCCGAATCTCAGAGATTGTTACAAACCTATGAACAAAGTCTCACGAGATATACGTATTTGAATAGTTAG
- a CDS encoding TerC family protein, translated as MLDQIFNYLNYHFSVEASIVLLILVFLEAVLSADNAIALAAIAQGLEDKKLERQALNIGLVFAYVLRITLLLTATWVQKFWQFELLGAAYLLWLVFQHFTSQEDEEAHHHGPRFNSLWQAIPVIAFTDLAFSLDSVTTAIAVSQEMWLVITGTTIGIVTLRFMAGLFIRWLDEYENLEDAGYITVAFVGLRLLLRVINDDLVPPQWIMISAIAIILAWGFSKRSVIPASSEVISLPAEAKEPEKSEVL; from the coding sequence ATGTTAGACCAAATTTTTAATTACCTGAACTATCATTTTAGTGTAGAAGCCTCTATAGTCCTGTTAATCTTAGTGTTCTTAGAAGCGGTACTATCGGCTGATAATGCGATCGCTCTGGCTGCAATCGCCCAAGGATTAGAAGACAAAAAACTAGAACGTCAGGCACTGAACATTGGTTTAGTCTTCGCTTATGTACTGCGAATTACCCTATTGCTAACAGCTACTTGGGTACAAAAATTCTGGCAATTTGAATTATTGGGTGCTGCTTACCTACTGTGGCTAGTATTTCAACACTTTACATCACAAGAAGACGAAGAAGCTCATCATCACGGACCACGTTTTAATTCTCTGTGGCAGGCTATACCCGTGATTGCTTTTACAGATTTGGCATTTTCCTTAGATAGTGTAACAACAGCGATCGCAGTATCTCAAGAAATGTGGTTGGTAATTACCGGAACTACAATTGGTATTGTCACCCTCAGATTCATGGCCGGATTATTTATCCGTTGGTTAGATGAATATGAAAATTTAGAAGATGCCGGCTATATCACGGTGGCATTTGTGGGTTTACGGTTGTTGTTGAGAGTCATCAATGATGACTTAGTCCCACCCCAATGGATCATGATTAGTGCGATCGCAATTATTTTAGCTTGGGGATTTTCCAAACGCAGTGTCATACCTGCTTCCAGCGAAGTCATCTCCCTACCAGCAGAGGCCAAGGAGCCAGAAAAAAGCGAAGTTCTATAA
- the ndk gene encoding nucleoside-diphosphate kinase encodes MERTFLAIKPDGVQRGLVSEIIGRFETKGFTLIGLKFQKVSRELAEQHYDVHRERPFFPSLVEFITSGPVVAMVWEGDGVIASARKIIGATNPLNAEPGTIRGDLGINVGRNLIHGSDAPETAQKEIALWFTDEELVDWQPHLTPWLHE; translated from the coding sequence TTGGAACGCACATTTTTAGCAATCAAGCCTGATGGTGTACAGCGCGGACTAGTAAGTGAGATTATTGGTCGCTTTGAAACTAAAGGTTTTACCCTCATTGGCTTGAAATTTCAGAAAGTCAGCCGGGAATTAGCTGAACAGCACTATGATGTTCACCGGGAAAGACCATTTTTTCCTAGTTTGGTAGAATTTATCACTTCAGGACCCGTTGTGGCAATGGTCTGGGAAGGTGATGGTGTTATTGCTTCTGCCAGAAAGATCATTGGTGCCACAAACCCATTAAACGCAGAACCTGGAACCATTCGCGGTGATCTTGGTATTAATGTTGGTCGTAACTTGATCCACGGTTCTGATGCTCCTGAAACAGCACAAAAAGAAATTGCGCTGTGGTTCACAGATGAAGAATTAGTTGACTGGCAACCTCACTTAACTCCATGGTTGCATGAGTAA